A region of Argentina anserina chromosome 5, drPotAnse1.1, whole genome shotgun sequence DNA encodes the following proteins:
- the LOC126794780 gene encoding uncharacterized protein At4g15970-like → MSSKPLSPVAALLSVTVIGNNSASAMENNTKAATPKVVGVHHHYHHHGLVKKIMKTALVCVAVTLASLLFYITVFPGGSYYDPLFSAKSQDPLDTVLRNATMKDKTIIVTTLNDAWAEPNSIFDLFLESFRIGNNTSRLLKHLVVICLDQKAYARCLALHPHCYQLYTEGANFTSEAAFMSSDYLQMMWRRIQFLTSILEKGYSFVFTDTDIMWLRDPFPQFFPDADFQIACDYFRGDSYDVNNLPNGGFTYVISNKRTTKFYNFWYMSRQAYPNNHDQDVLNKIKSDPFIPTIGLKMRFLDTKYFGGFCQPSKDLNLVCTMHANCCVGLENKVNDLRILLQDWRNYMALPPPPLPPPSSSSPNTNSTTPPTTMPSWTVPLNCSTSFQRQRQRQRSGRHLL, encoded by the exons ATGAGCAGTAAACCATTATCACCAGTAGCAGCACTACTATCTGTAACAGTTATTGGGAATAACAGTGCTAGTGCTATGGAGAATAACACTAAAGCTGCAACACCAAAGGTTGTTGGTGTTCATCACcattatcatcatcatggATTGGTCAAGAAAATTATGAAGACTGCTTTGGTGTGTGTGGCTGTTACTCTGGCTTCCCTTCTCTTCTATATAACTGTCTTCCCCGGCGGATCTTATTATGATCCTTTGTTCTCAGCTAAATCTCAG GATCCCTTGGATACAGTTCTGAGAAATGCAACTATGAAGGACAAGACCATAATCGTCACAACACTGAATGATGCGTGGGCGGAACCAAACTCCATATTCGATCTGTTTCTCGAGAGCTTTCGGATCGGAAACAACACTAGTCGGCTGCTGAAACATCTGGTAGTGATCTGCTTGGACCAAAAAGCATACGCTCGTTGCCTGGCTCTTCACCCTCATTGCTACCAGCTCTATACTGAAGGTGCCAACTTTACCAGCGAGGCAGCTTTCATGTCCTCTGATTACTTGCAAATGATGTGGAGAAGAATCCAGTTTTTGACTTCCATTCTCGAAAAAGGATACAGCTTTGTCTTCACG GACACTGACATAATGTGGCTTAGGGATCCATTCCCACAATTCTTCCCAGATGCAGACTTCCAAATCGCATGCGACTACTTCCGAGGCGATTCTTACGATGTGAACAACCTTCCTAATGGAGGTTTTACCTATGTAATCTCTAATAAACGGACCACAAAATTCTACAACTTTTGGTACATGTCTAGGCAGGCATATCCCAACAATCACGACCAGGATGTGCTCAACAAGATCAAATCTGATCCGTTCATCCCCACCATCGGATTGAAAATGAGATTCTTGGACACCAAGTACTTCGGCGGCTTCTGTCAGCCCAGTAAAGATCTTAACCTGGTTTGCACAATGCATGCTAATTGCTGCGTTGGTCTAGAGAACAAAGTCAATGACCTCAGAATTCTGCTTCAAGATTGGAGAAATTACATGGCAttgcctcctcctcctcttcctcctccttcttctaGTAGTCCTAATACTAATTCCACAACGCCTCCAACAACTATGCCCTCATGGACCGTCCCACTAAACTGCAG